In a single window of the Streptacidiphilus sp. P02-A3a genome:
- a CDS encoding zinc-binding alcohol dehydrogenase family protein, whose translation MRAALLRSLGERPACEDVPEPRPADGEVTVSVSACPLTNLDRARAAGRHFSAPARLPAICGSQAAGTLANGTRVLFRAAGGAMAERAVTRPAWCTPIPDGVDDAFAAAIQNPGVSAWTALAWRAKLRPGESVLVLGATGVAGQVAVQLARQLGAGRIVAAGRNPRVLAALPSLGADAILRLDRSDAELARSFRAEAAASNGFDVVLDYVWGQPTKVFIDTLGADDMELRFSRTRLVQIGVMAAQELSLSAEVLRSSGLEIVGSGTGNAPPLDVLGRHLDLVLDLLARGRLRIAVNRVRLAEVDRVWDLDQRGHRTVLIP comes from the coding sequence GTGAGGGCCGCGCTGCTGCGGTCCCTCGGGGAGCGTCCCGCCTGTGAGGACGTCCCGGAACCGCGACCCGCTGACGGGGAGGTGACGGTCAGCGTCAGCGCCTGCCCGCTGACCAACCTCGACCGGGCGCGGGCGGCGGGCCGGCACTTCTCTGCCCCCGCCCGCCTCCCGGCGATATGCGGTTCACAGGCCGCGGGCACGCTGGCGAACGGCACCCGGGTGCTATTCCGCGCGGCGGGCGGCGCGATGGCCGAACGGGCGGTGACCCGCCCCGCCTGGTGCACGCCCATTCCGGACGGCGTCGACGACGCGTTCGCCGCCGCGATCCAGAACCCGGGCGTGTCCGCCTGGACGGCGCTGGCCTGGCGGGCCAAGCTTCGGCCCGGTGAGAGCGTGCTCGTCCTCGGGGCGACCGGAGTCGCCGGTCAGGTTGCGGTCCAGCTGGCCCGGCAACTCGGCGCGGGCCGGATCGTGGCGGCCGGACGGAACCCCCGGGTGCTGGCGGCGCTGCCCTCGCTCGGGGCCGACGCGATCCTCCGACTCGACCGATCCGACGCTGAGTTGGCCCGCTCGTTCCGGGCCGAGGCGGCCGCGTCGAACGGCTTCGACGTGGTCTTGGACTACGTCTGGGGCCAACCCACCAAGGTGTTCATCGACACGCTCGGCGCGGACGACATGGAGCTGCGCTTCTCGCGGACCCGCCTGGTCCAGATCGGGGTCATGGCTGCGCAGGAACTCAGCCTCTCCGCCGAGGTCCTGCGCAGCAGCGGGCTGGAGATCGTCGGCAGCGGCACCGGCAACGCGCCCCCGCTCGACGTCCTGGGGCGCCACCTCGACCTGGTGCTGGACCTGTTGGCGCGGGGGCGGTTGCGGATCGCGGTCAATCGGGTCCGGTTGGCGGAGGTGGACCGGGTCTGGGACCTCGACCAGCGCGGGCACCGCACCGTCCTGATCCCGTAA
- a CDS encoding group 1 truncated hemoglobin, with amino-acid sequence MTESTRTPSLYERLGGIFGISAVMEVLTDRLYENVSANRNADVQRLHETNSRAGFRFMVTAWSIEETGGPKVYPGRDMRAAHADMFASEEDFDIVALEIAATLSYCGVPRETAQEYLDIIESYRTDVLHGSVTRTQAAAVAV; translated from the coding sequence ATGACCGAATCGACGCGGACCCCGTCCCTCTACGAGCGTCTCGGGGGGATCTTCGGCATCTCCGCCGTGATGGAGGTGCTCACGGACCGGCTCTACGAGAACGTCTCGGCCAACCGAAACGCCGACGTGCAGCGGCTCCACGAGACGAACTCCCGTGCGGGGTTCCGGTTCATGGTGACCGCGTGGTCGATCGAGGAGACCGGCGGCCCCAAGGTCTACCCCGGCCGGGACATGCGTGCCGCGCACGCGGACATGTTCGCGTCCGAGGAGGACTTCGACATCGTGGCCCTGGAGATCGCCGCCACGCTGAGCTACTGCGGCGTGCCGCGGGAGACGGCCCAGGAGTACCTGGACATCATCGAGAGCTACCGGACCGACGTGCTCCACGGCTCGGTCACCCGGACGCAGGCCGCCGCTGTCGCCGTGTAG